A genomic stretch from Lathyrus oleraceus cultivar Zhongwan6 chromosome 2, CAAS_Psat_ZW6_1.0, whole genome shotgun sequence includes:
- the LOC127119249 gene encoding protein YELLOW LEAF 1, choloroplastic has translation MLTSMQSCVGSSPLLLPASCTSQAQGQIKQLGPNIVGMQPLPYRITKGKLRTATFQSSSSRFKCGAAMNVTCYAAGATQTVTRNARTITVTPDKVKSPRLDDNGPGLPPRDDDGNGGNGGGGGGNFSGGLALLGILGVLDILKDIEGELQRKVKDSRFDEA, from the exons ATGTTGACATCAATGCAAAGTTGTGTTGGCTCTTCGCCTCTATTGTTGCCAG CTAGTTGTACAAGTCAGGCTCAAGGGCAAATTAAGCAATTAGGGCCAAACATAGTTGGGATGCAGCCCTTACCATATAGAATCACAAAAGGAAAACTTCGGACTGCAACTTTTCAAAGTTCATCATCTCGATTCAAATGTGGTGCTGCTATG AATGTTACATGCTATGCTGCTGGTGCAACCCAAACTGTAACCCGCAATGCTCGGACAATTACGGTTACTCCTG ACAAAGTGAAGAGCCCTAGACTTGATGACAATGGGCCTGGATTACCACCTCGTGACGATGATGGCAACGGTGGTAATGGAGGCGGCGGTGGTGGTAATTTTTCAGGTGGACTAGCCCTTTTGGGTATTCTTGGTGTCCTAGACATTCTTAAAGACATAGAGGGTGAATTGCAACGCAAAGTCAAAGATAGCAGATTTGATGAAGCTTGA